A window of the Scylla paramamosain isolate STU-SP2022 chromosome 34, ASM3559412v1, whole genome shotgun sequence genome harbors these coding sequences:
- the LOC135090244 gene encoding probable H/ACA ribonucleoprotein complex subunit 1 encodes MRYGHQRGSEGIQAEMKQFTVIIVFIGVLALGAALPAPEPLPVALPAALPEPHEDFGFGGRRFGGRGGGRFGGRGRFRGRGRGRFGGRGGGRFGGRNKFDDHDDHFGGGHGFGGHGFGGHGFGHGGGAPHAHISLGQGGLSFLIH; translated from the exons ATGCGGTACGGCCATCAGCGAGGGTCAGAAGGTATCCAAGCCGAGATGAAGCAG TTCACAGTAATCATCGTGTTCATCGGAGTGCTGGCCTTGGGCGCGGCCCTCCCTGCGCCAGAGCCCCTCCCCGTGGCCCTCCCCGCAGCCCTGCCAGAGCCCCATGAAGATTTCGGCTTCGGCGGACGTAgatttggaggaagaggaggaggcaggttcGGTGGCAGAGGAAGGTTTAGAGGTcggggaagaggaaggtttggaggtcggggaggaggaaggttcgGAGGAAGAAACAAGTTCGACGATCATGATGACCACTTCGGCGGTGGCCACGGCTTCGGAGGACATGGCTTCGGCGGACATGGTTTCGGACACGGCGGTGGTGCTCCCCACGCCCACATCTCTCTTGGACAAGGCGGCCTCAGCTTCCTCATCCATTAA
- the LOC135090245 gene encoding holotricin-3-like, translating to MKQFIVAIVFIGVLALCAALPVPEPLPVALPAALPEPQFSGFGGGRFGGRFGGRGGGRFGGGHGFGGHGFGHDHGFGGHGFGHDQGFGGHGFGHDQGFGGHDFGHDHGFGGHGFGHGGGAPHAHISFGHGGLDFLVHDH from the exons ATGAAGCAG TTCATAGTAGCCATCGTGTTCATCGGGGTGCTGGCTCTGTGCGCGGCCCTCCCTGTACCAGAGCCTCTCCCCGTGGCCCTCCCCGCAGCCCTGCCAGAGCCCCAGTTTTCCGGCTTCGGAGGAGGTAGATTTGGAGGAAGGTTcggaggtcgaggaggaggaaggttcgGCGGCGGCCACGGCTTCGGCGGTCATGGTTTCGGACACGACCACGGCTTCGGCGGTCATGGTTTCGGACACGACCAGGGCTTCGGCGGTCATGGTTTCGGACACGACCAGGGCTTCGGCGGTCATGATTTCGGACACGACCACGGCTTCGGCGGACACGGTTTCGGCCACGGCGGTGGTGCTCCTCACGCCCACATTTCTTTTGGACATGGAGGTCTCGACTTCCTCGTCCACGACCACTAA